A genomic region of Methanosarcina thermophila TM-1 contains the following coding sequences:
- a CDS encoding permease translates to MNSVLNSVLALISGVFLHPGRSSPKRLPILFSALGLQVFSILIGIPLYICATVSIPLAASLVAKGMSPGTAFVFLLADPTTNAATITMVAHFLEKRSAALIWERFLSVS, encoded by the coding sequence ATGAACTCCGTTCTCAATTCGGTTCTGGCTCTTATTTCAGGCGTTTTTTTGCATCCTGGGAGATCTTCGCCGAAGCGGCTCCCTATCTTATTTTCGGCTTTGGGATTGCAGGTCTTCTCAATTCTGATAGGAATTCCCCTTTACATCTGCGCTACAGTTTCTATCCCACTTGCCGCAAGTCTTGTAGCCAAAGGGATGAGTCCGGGCACAGCTTTTGTTTTCCTTCTTGCAGATCCGACAACCAATGCAGCAACTATAACGATGGTTGCCCACTTTCTGGAAAAACGTTCAGCAGCCCTTATCTGGGAGCGATTCCTCTCTGTGTCCTGA
- a CDS encoding PspC domain-containing protein: MTKGSFFEVPGVVKAESKEGTKPERKTDVTSGSGESLKREEPTKSEFKPQGKLETGYTEKSWGKPEGMEEKVAGSPTTEEGIIPKESDFKAPGEIETGYTEKSWTKPKEMEKAAENPTIEERIIPEESDFKAPGEIETGYTEKSWTKPKEMEERVIIEPRERKEEEAARETGEKVREEAREAREEAREEKRTTYTMEKRLTKSKKNRMLFGVCGGLGEYFDIDPTFIRLAFAALALHGIGIFLYILLAILMPSGENFEMVPSTKGGDIQR; encoded by the coding sequence GTGACTAAGGGGAGTTTTTTTGAAGTTCCAGGGGTAGTTAAAGCCGAATCTAAAGAAGGTACAAAACCTGAGAGAAAAACTGATGTGACCAGTGGGAGCGGTGAATCCCTAAAAAGAGAAGAACCGACAAAGAGCGAATTCAAACCTCAAGGGAAACTTGAAACCGGCTATACAGAGAAATCCTGGGGGAAACCTGAAGGTATGGAAGAGAAAGTCGCAGGAAGTCCCACAACCGAAGAGGGGATAATTCCAAAGGAAAGTGATTTCAAGGCTCCGGGAGAAATTGAAACTGGCTATACAGAGAAATCCTGGACAAAGCCTAAAGAAATGGAAAAAGCCGCAGAAAATCCCACAATCGAAGAAAGGATAATCCCGGAGGAAAGTGATTTCAAGGCTCCAGGAGAAATTGAAACCGGCTATACGGAGAAATCCTGGACAAAGCCTAAAGAAATGGAAGAGAGAGTCATAATAGAACCCAGGGAGAGAAAAGAAGAGGAAGCAGCGAGAGAGACCGGAGAAAAAGTAAGGGAGGAAGCAAGGGAAGCGAGAGAAGAAGCAAGGGAAGAAAAGCGCACCACCTATACCATGGAGAAGCGCCTGACTAAAAGCAAGAAAAACCGTATGCTCTTTGGAGTCTGCGGCGGACTAGGGGAATATTTTGATATTGACCCTACATTCATAAGGCTCGCCTTTGCGGCTCTTGCTTTGCATGGAATTGGCATTTTCCTGTATATCCTTCTGGCAATACTTATGCCATCAGGAGAAAATTTTGAAATGGTTCCCAGCACCAAGGGCGGCGATATCCAGCGATGA
- the ilvE gene encoding branched-chain-amino-acid transaminase yields the protein MSELLIYLDGNFVPKSEAKVSVYDHGFLYGDGVFEGIRAYNGRVFKLKEHVDRLYDSAKAIAMDIPLTKEEMTEIILETLRKNNLKDAYIRPIVSRGIGDLGLDPRRCEKPTVVVIAQGWGAMYGDLYEVGLTGVSVCVRRNAPDALSPNIKSLNYLNNILAKIEANEKGGDEAIFLDQNGFVCEGSGDNIFIVKNDQVFTPYTISNLKGITRATAIELLDEMGYKTIEANLGLFDLYTADEIFVTGTAAEAAPLTKLDGRIIGTGKPGPLTKKMIEAFEKITQNTGTPIYE from the coding sequence ATGAGTGAGTTACTTATTTATCTTGATGGGAACTTTGTTCCTAAATCCGAAGCCAAAGTTTCGGTTTATGACCATGGCTTCCTCTATGGTGACGGTGTTTTTGAAGGAATTAGGGCATACAACGGGCGTGTTTTTAAGTTAAAAGAACATGTCGACAGGCTCTATGACTCTGCAAAAGCAATTGCAATGGACATCCCCCTTACAAAAGAAGAGATGACCGAAATAATTCTTGAGACGCTCAGGAAAAACAACCTTAAAGATGCATATATCCGCCCTATCGTCTCAAGAGGAATTGGGGATCTTGGGCTTGACCCTCGCAGGTGTGAGAAACCCACTGTGGTCGTTATAGCCCAGGGCTGGGGAGCCATGTACGGTGACCTGTATGAAGTCGGGCTCACAGGAGTCAGCGTCTGTGTCCGGAGAAATGCACCTGATGCCCTGTCCCCGAATATCAAATCCCTGAACTACCTGAACAACATCCTTGCAAAAATCGAAGCCAATGAGAAAGGAGGAGACGAGGCTATTTTCCTCGACCAGAACGGTTTTGTGTGTGAGGGCTCTGGGGATAATATCTTTATAGTCAAGAACGACCAGGTTTTTACTCCTTATACGATCAGCAACCTGAAGGGAATTACCAGGGCTACAGCCATAGAACTCCTGGATGAGATGGGATACAAGACCATTGAAGCAAATCTTGGTCTGTTTGACCTCTACACAGCAGACGAGATATTTGTTACAGGAACTGCAGCCGAAGCCGCTCCCCTTACCAAGCTTGATGGAAGGATAATAGGTACAGGCAAACCTGGGCCGCTTACAAAGAAGATGATTGAAGCTTTTGAGAAGATAACCCAGAATACAGGCACACCAATTTATGAATAA
- a CDS encoding helix-turn-helix transcriptional regulator translates to MNLSQRCESWKVRSMDKALIDLLFMSQKRKDLLLLLKNGGKTIEEIVDTLNVTPTGMLPQIKKLKDEHLVLQEDKEYRLTPLAEILVEKMEPLLDTLQVIEENVGYWQERDLTALPREFLERLNELKSYFIVRPDPDNIFEPPAIFLENIEKSRKILSFSSIFHPIISEIFLANKDDDTEITLIVTEKIYERLKTDFEEELRLYLTREKKKLFLCTGDIKIAMIVKTERFMAVDFLTSKGSFDQETLICFEPAALKWAEDLILHYQKQAQEIKG, encoded by the coding sequence ATGAATCTTTCGCAGAGGTGCGAGAGCTGGAAAGTGAGATCAATGGACAAAGCTCTTATAGACCTGCTCTTTATGTCCCAGAAGAGGAAAGACCTTTTGCTCCTGCTCAAAAATGGGGGGAAAACAATAGAAGAAATTGTAGACACTTTGAACGTTACCCCTACAGGCATGCTTCCTCAAATCAAAAAACTGAAAGACGAACATCTGGTTCTTCAAGAAGATAAGGAGTACAGGTTAACTCCTCTTGCAGAAATTCTGGTTGAAAAAATGGAACCTCTGCTCGATACTCTGCAGGTCATTGAGGAGAATGTGGGTTACTGGCAGGAACGTGATCTCACCGCTTTACCCAGAGAGTTCCTTGAAAGGCTTAATGAATTAAAGTCCTATTTTATTGTTAGACCTGATCCTGACAATATCTTTGAGCCTCCTGCCATTTTTCTGGAGAATATAGAGAAATCAAGAAAAATCCTCTCTTTTTCATCAATATTTCATCCGATAATTTCCGAAATCTTCCTGGCAAACAAGGATGATGATACCGAAATAACTCTTATAGTAACAGAAAAAATTTATGAAAGATTGAAAACTGATTTTGAGGAAGAACTGAGACTTTATCTGACCAGGGAAAAAAAGAAGCTTTTCCTATGTACGGGTGATATAAAAATTGCAATGATAGTTAAGACCGAGCGTTTCATGGCTGTTGATTTTCTTACCTCAAAAGGATCTTTTGACCAGGAAACTCTTATATGCTTCGAGCCTGCGGCTCTTAAATGGGCTGAAGACCTCATTCTGCACTACCAGAAGCAGGCTCAGGAAATAAAAGGGTAA
- a CDS encoding phosphoribosyltransferase gives MLTNWDYIYNLCRKVSIEIKRSGYEPDVIIALARGGWFAGRVLCDFLGLDDLSSLKIEHYVGTAAIDTGEPYIRYPLSDNVVEGKKVLIVDDIVDTGESMISAKAYVESHNPAEVRTASLQYLGSSKIDPDYVGERLEDWAWIVYPWNFMEDMISILTKCMRKDPKKPWSLEDLKHSLYINHGLDPVVFEITQPGRLPEVLEEMERVRRVSSEIINGKKHWRLL, from the coding sequence GTGCTTACAAACTGGGATTACATTTATAACTTGTGCCGAAAAGTCTCAATCGAAATCAAACGTTCTGGATACGAACCGGACGTTATTATTGCGCTTGCCAGAGGAGGTTGGTTTGCAGGACGAGTGCTCTGCGATTTCCTTGGGCTTGATGATCTATCCAGTCTGAAAATCGAGCACTATGTAGGAACCGCAGCTATCGATACTGGTGAACCTTATATCCGGTACCCACTCTCAGACAACGTGGTAGAAGGCAAAAAGGTACTTATCGTAGATGATATCGTTGATACAGGAGAAAGCATGATAAGTGCTAAGGCTTATGTAGAGAGCCACAATCCAGCAGAAGTCAGGACGGCATCATTACAGTATCTGGGGAGTTCGAAAATCGACCCCGATTATGTAGGCGAACGTCTCGAGGATTGGGCTTGGATTGTTTATCCCTGGAACTTCATGGAAGATATGATAAGCATCCTGACAAAGTGCATGAGAAAAGACCCTAAAAAGCCCTGGAGTCTTGAGGATCTCAAGCACAGCCTTTACATAAATCATGGGCTGGATCCTGTTGTCTTTGAAATCACCCAGCCAGGAAGACTTCCGGAAGTCCTTGAAGAAATGGAAAGAGTGCGCAGGGTCAGTTCCGAAATCATCAATGGAAAGAAGCACTGGAGGCTTTTATAA
- a CDS encoding Zn-ribbon domain-containing protein, producing MPHRCTRCGTIFEDGDSVILSGCPNCGWNKFLYVKKELEGLENQGRLPLEEQKLDLESSLDEVVKNIDEALASEQEDIKQEPEAEKKTDEERVESVRILGPGSYELNLDTLFERKELVMAIREEGSYALHLPSVFHQRKERKKLRKKK from the coding sequence ATGCCCCACAGATGCACCAGATGCGGAACCATTTTTGAAGACGGAGATTCTGTCATCTTAAGCGGCTGCCCGAATTGCGGCTGGAATAAGTTCCTTTATGTAAAAAAAGAACTCGAAGGTTTGGAGAACCAAGGAAGACTCCCTCTGGAAGAACAAAAGCTGGATCTGGAATCTTCTCTGGATGAAGTTGTCAAAAATATTGATGAGGCTCTTGCCAGTGAGCAGGAAGATATAAAACAGGAACCTGAAGCAGAGAAGAAAACAGATGAAGAAAGAGTAGAATCTGTAAGAATTCTTGGGCCCGGTTCTTACGAACTTAACCTGGATACCCTTTTTGAAAGAAAGGAACTTGTCATGGCAATCCGGGAAGAAGGATCCTATGCCTTGCATTTACCCTCAGTTTTTCATCAAAGAAAAGAAAGAAAAAAACTAAGAAAGAAAAAATAA
- a CDS encoding ArsR/SmtB family transcription factor — protein MDPAKLLDILGNENRRRIIQLLASRPCYVSEISGRLGVGPKAIISHLDLLEQAGIIECSVDEQRRKYFNIANNMRLEVLLSPYTYTVTLHDIHFNREKGGETPSKKETLDREESSTLLLKLSSRLRELKKRQEELTQMQQQLQAEYTEIMDQCLDSIEKVATNPIECELLFELLRNETTLASLCYNLRLHPSVINASLTALEKRGFIEYSIKNNQYYWKIRETGAENE, from the coding sequence ATGGACCCGGCAAAATTACTTGACATTCTGGGGAATGAAAACCGCAGAAGGATTATACAACTTCTTGCAAGCCGCCCCTGTTATGTCAGTGAGATCTCTGGCAGGCTGGGAGTAGGACCAAAAGCCATAATAAGTCACTTGGATCTGCTTGAACAGGCAGGGATTATAGAATGCAGTGTGGATGAACAGAGGCGCAAATACTTCAATATTGCAAATAACATGCGGCTTGAAGTGTTGTTATCCCCGTATACCTATACAGTGACGCTTCACGACATCCATTTTAACAGAGAGAAAGGAGGCGAGACTCCTTCAAAAAAAGAAACTCTTGATAGGGAAGAATCATCTACTTTATTACTTAAGTTGAGCAGTAGACTTCGAGAGCTCAAAAAAAGGCAAGAGGAATTGACACAGATGCAGCAACAGCTTCAGGCAGAATACACAGAAATCATGGACCAGTGCCTAGATTCAATTGAAAAGGTTGCCACTAATCCTATAGAGTGTGAGCTTCTATTTGAGCTCCTGAGAAATGAAACCACTCTAGCTTCCCTGTGTTACAACCTGCGCCTGCATCCCAGTGTTATTAACGCTAGTCTGACAGCCCTTGAAAAGAGAGGATTTATTGAATATAGTATCAAGAATAACCAGTATTACTGGAAAATACGTGAGACCGGAGCTGAGAATGAATGA
- a CDS encoding CDC48 family AAA ATPase: MIEETNLRVAEAYHKDVGRGIARIDTRLMQQMGLVSGDIIEISGRAKTYAIVWPNVERDQGNRIRIDGNLRSNAKVGIDDRVTIRKVQAKHAQRVTLAPSQPVRLVGGAHYILRIIEGRPLNKGQQIRVETVNNPLTFVVVSTRPAGPVVVTKDTEIAIKEKSVEEIKVSEGISYEDIGGLKREIQLVREMIELPLRHPELFQKLGIEPPKGVLLHGPPGTGKTLIAKAVASETDANFITISGPEIVSKYYGESEQKLREIFEEAEKDAPSIIFIDEIDSIAPKRGEVTGELERRVVAQLLSLMDGLKSRGEVVVIAATNRPNSIDEALRRGGRFDREIEIGIPDRNGRKQILLIHTRGMPIEQDVSLGEIADVTHGFVGADLASLCKEAAMHALRRITPEIDIEEEIPQEVIDNLVVTKEDFREALKNIEPSAMREVYIEVPHVGWDDIGGLENAKQELIEAVEWPLKYPEIFNVINVKPPRGILLFGPPGTGKTLLAKAVASESEANFISIKGPELLSKYVGESERAIRETFRKAKQAAPTVVFFDEIDSIAPQRSSVSDTHVSERVVSQILTELDGVEELKDVIIIAATNRPDMVDPALLRPGRFDRLIYIKPPDKASREKIFEIHTQGKPLADDVSLSELADMTDGYVGADIEGICREAAMLALREVVTPGVSRSDIEKRAGEIRISKRHFEHAIRRVKPTTSRETLSAYEKTAELFAKYATELEEEAPETGEQEKEIEQESAPGFFEAE, translated from the coding sequence ATGATTGAAGAAACGAACTTGAGAGTTGCTGAAGCTTATCATAAAGACGTGGGCAGGGGAATTGCAAGAATCGACACCCGACTGATGCAGCAGATGGGGCTTGTAAGCGGGGACATAATTGAGATCTCAGGAAGAGCCAAAACCTATGCGATTGTCTGGCCAAACGTAGAGCGCGACCAGGGAAACCGGATACGAATTGACGGAAATCTGCGCAGCAATGCAAAAGTTGGGATTGATGACAGAGTAACTATCCGGAAAGTCCAGGCAAAACATGCTCAAAGAGTTACCCTTGCTCCCTCCCAGCCTGTAAGACTTGTCGGAGGTGCCCATTACATCCTCAGAATTATCGAGGGAAGACCTCTGAATAAAGGTCAACAGATAAGGGTGGAAACTGTAAATAACCCACTTACTTTCGTGGTGGTATCAACAAGGCCTGCAGGACCTGTTGTTGTTACCAAGGATACCGAGATCGCCATCAAAGAGAAATCGGTTGAAGAGATTAAGGTTTCAGAAGGTATTTCATACGAAGATATTGGTGGGCTTAAGCGAGAAATTCAGCTTGTTAGGGAAATGATTGAGCTGCCATTAAGGCATCCTGAACTTTTCCAGAAGCTTGGAATTGAGCCACCCAAAGGAGTATTGCTTCACGGGCCACCTGGTACAGGCAAGACACTGATTGCAAAGGCGGTTGCAAGTGAAACTGATGCCAATTTCATTACTATCAGCGGTCCTGAGATAGTTTCCAAGTACTATGGAGAGAGTGAACAAAAACTCCGTGAGATCTTCGAGGAAGCTGAAAAGGACGCACCATCTATCATCTTCATAGATGAAATAGATTCCATTGCTCCCAAACGTGGTGAAGTTACGGGAGAACTGGAACGCAGGGTGGTCGCCCAGCTGCTTTCCCTCATGGACGGGCTTAAGTCCAGAGGTGAGGTAGTTGTAATAGCTGCCACAAACCGTCCGAATTCAATAGATGAAGCTCTCCGCCGTGGTGGAAGATTTGACAGGGAAATTGAAATCGGAATCCCAGACCGGAACGGCAGGAAGCAGATCCTCTTAATTCACACAAGAGGTATGCCAATTGAACAGGATGTAAGCCTTGGTGAAATTGCGGATGTAACTCATGGTTTCGTAGGGGCTGATTTAGCTTCCCTATGTAAGGAAGCTGCAATGCATGCTCTGAGAAGAATAACTCCCGAAATCGATATTGAAGAAGAGATTCCTCAGGAAGTTATTGATAACCTCGTAGTTACCAAAGAAGACTTTAGGGAAGCCCTCAAGAATATCGAGCCTTCAGCAATGAGGGAAGTTTACATTGAGGTTCCACACGTAGGCTGGGATGATATCGGAGGACTCGAGAATGCAAAGCAGGAACTTATTGAGGCTGTAGAGTGGCCTCTGAAGTATCCCGAGATCTTTAACGTCATCAATGTAAAACCCCCAAGAGGCATATTGCTCTTCGGACCTCCAGGTACAGGTAAAACCCTGCTTGCAAAGGCTGTTGCCAGTGAAAGCGAAGCTAATTTCATCAGTATCAAAGGTCCGGAACTGCTTAGCAAGTACGTGGGTGAATCCGAACGTGCAATCCGGGAGACCTTCAGGAAAGCAAAACAGGCTGCACCAACGGTTGTCTTCTTTGATGAGATTGATTCAATTGCCCCCCAAAGAAGCTCTGTTTCAGACACTCACGTGTCCGAAAGAGTTGTCAGCCAGATTCTTACTGAACTGGATGGGGTAGAGGAACTCAAAGATGTAATCATTATCGCGGCTACTAATCGTCCAGATATGGTGGATCCTGCTCTGCTGAGACCTGGCCGCTTTGACAGGCTCATTTACATCAAGCCACCTGATAAAGCTAGCAGAGAAAAGATCTTTGAGATTCATACACAGGGGAAACCTCTTGCAGACGATGTTAGCCTTTCAGAACTCGCGGATATGACTGATGGATATGTAGGTGCGGACATTGAAGGCATCTGCAGGGAAGCTGCGATGCTGGCACTTAGGGAGGTAGTCACTCCGGGAGTTAGCAGAAGCGACATAGAGAAGCGGGCAGGAGAAATCAGGATTTCAAAGAGACACTTTGAACATGCAATCCGCCGCGTAAAGCCAACGACATCCAGAGAAACTCTTTCGGCTTATGAAAAAACTGCGGAACTCTTCGCTAAGTATGCAACTGAGCTTGAAGAGGAAGCTCCAGAAACTGGGGAACAGGAAAAAGAAATCGAACAGGAGAGTGCTCCGGGCTTCTTTGAGGCTGAATAA
- the hsp20 gene encoding archaeal heat shock protein Hsp20, translating to MDGYRRKRRSFFDEIFGIDPFEDIDEMFERISRAMGMNIKNFGQQPFIYGFSVTQRPGEEPEIREFGNIPRFERTGTGEKHYIDARKPLIDVLEAEDTVHVIAEIPGIEKENIRLNATDLILDIETINGNPKYSERVELPVKVNPQSAKATYKNGVLEVTFNKLESSSRTSINIE from the coding sequence ATGGACGGATACAGAAGAAAAAGAAGAAGCTTTTTCGATGAAATCTTCGGAATCGATCCATTTGAAGACATAGATGAAATGTTCGAACGCATTAGCAGGGCAATGGGTATGAATATAAAGAACTTCGGGCAGCAGCCCTTCATCTATGGATTCTCTGTAACCCAGAGGCCAGGAGAGGAACCTGAAATCCGTGAATTCGGGAATATTCCCAGGTTTGAACGAACCGGGACCGGAGAAAAGCATTATATTGACGCAAGAAAACCCCTGATTGATGTACTGGAAGCCGAGGATACTGTGCATGTAATTGCCGAGATTCCTGGCATCGAAAAAGAGAACATCAGACTAAACGCAACTGATTTAATACTTGACATCGAAACAATAAATGGGAATCCAAAATATTCCGAACGTGTGGAACTGCCAGTAAAGGTGAACCCCCAGAGTGCAAAAGCCACATACAAAAATGGTGTGCTGGAAGTTACCTTTAATAAGCTGGAATCCAGTTCCCGAACCTCAATAAATATTGAGTGA
- a CDS encoding Hsp20/alpha crystallin family protein, which produces MVGTRKRKDFFEDFGSELFDNLEEMIEALLEDMRESGPFVYGFSIIRRPGEDAELREFGDFPEHSEDEEDLYPPEIRDPLIDIFESGELIQVLAELPDVEKEDLLLHATAQNLEIRVLGAAEYSQDIELPSRVDPRSAKASYKNGVLEVTFRRCNEERPVEIKIN; this is translated from the coding sequence ATGGTGGGCACAAGAAAAAGAAAAGATTTCTTTGAAGATTTTGGATCTGAACTTTTTGACAACCTGGAAGAAATGATCGAAGCCCTCCTGGAAGATATGAGAGAATCCGGACCCTTCGTCTACGGATTTTCTATCATTCGTCGCCCGGGGGAAGATGCTGAACTCCGGGAGTTCGGAGATTTTCCGGAACACTCTGAAGATGAAGAGGATCTCTACCCCCCTGAAATAAGAGATCCTTTAATTGATATCTTTGAGAGTGGAGAACTGATACAGGTACTTGCAGAGCTCCCGGATGTCGAAAAGGAAGATCTCCTGCTGCATGCGACCGCCCAAAATCTCGAAATCAGAGTCCTTGGAGCCGCTGAATATTCGCAGGATATAGAGCTTCCAAGCCGTGTAGATCCCAGAAGCGCAAAAGCCAGCTATAAAAACGGAGTGCTTGAGGTTACTTTCAGGCGCTGTAATGAAGAAAGACCTGTTGAAATCAAAATTAACTGA